A region from the Rosa rugosa chromosome 6, drRosRugo1.1, whole genome shotgun sequence genome encodes:
- the LOC133716207 gene encoding uncharacterized protein LOC133716207: MEVLGEASEVESSLDMVPNPVEEMTTSIDANSEAYKLQEVREIELFVGIAWWIWHDRNNAFHRGKELQASELFHKAVEWIEEWSNANVKDQQPLQSSDNDAGSLIWEAPPPSWVKLHFDGAGDVKNGRVGMGAVVLDEFGRMQGALAVPVDGTLSPLATEAVALRYGVLYCKELGFTRVEIEGDALNVLKALDCNGFDLNEIGAIIEDVKHGW, from the exons ATGGAGGTCTTGGGTGAGGCTAGTGAAGTGGAATCTTCACTGGACATGGTGCCGAATCCGGTTGAGGAAATGACTACCTCAATTGATGCTAATTCAGAGGCTTAT AAACTTCAAGAGGTTAGGGAGATAGAATTGTTTGTAGGAATAGCTTGGTGGATTTGGCATGATAGAAATAATGCTTTTCATAGGGGTAAGGAGCTGCAAGCTTCTGAGTTGTTCCACAAAGCAGTAGAGTGGATAGAGGAATGGTCCAATGCAAATGTAAAGGACCAGCAGCCTTTGCAATCTAGTGACAATGATGCAGGTTCGTTAATTTGGGAGGCTCCTCCTCCTAGTTGGGTGAAGCTTCATTTTGACGGTGCAGGTGATGTAAAAAATGGAAGGGTTGGTATGGGTGCAGTAGTTCTTGATGAATTTGGAAGGATGCAGGGTGCATTGGCTGTTCCTGTTGATGGGACACTTAGTCCGTTGGCAACAGAAGCTGTAGCTTTAAGGTATGGAGTCCTTTATTGTAAAGAGTTGGGTTTTACTAGAGTGGAGATTGAAGGTGATGCCTTGAATGTGTTGAAGGCTTTAGACTGTAATGGCTTTGACTTGAATGAGATTGGGGCTATTATTGAGGATGTTAAACATGGATGgtag